One window of the Salvia splendens isolate huo1 chromosome 1, SspV2, whole genome shotgun sequence genome contains the following:
- the LOC121807463 gene encoding kinesin-like protein KIN-7E isoform X1, translating into MAWVCGEERDNSSAHEEKIYVAVRVRPLSDREISKNDSSEWECINNTTIVFKNSQLPSAYAFNRVFGFNSPTRLVYEESAKKIALSVLSGINSTIFAYGQTGSGKTFTMCGITECAIADIYQYTYKNHERKFVLKFSAMEIYNEAVRDLLQTEATSLRLLDDPEVNSFSFNILIHNQKKNTSACMCEDGAPRTDPTPSAHMHADVCTGDWSIFTKPSLFLSLLQRGTIVDKLTEVTLKDANQLKGLLSVCQAQRRIGETSLNELSSRSHQILRLTVESEAVQFREAQSSSTLTASVNFVDLAGSERASQTLSAGTRLKEGGHINRSLLSLGTVIRKLSKGRNGHIPYRDSKLTRILQNSLGGNARTAIICTMSPAHSHVEQSRNTLHFANCAKQVRTNAQVNVVISEKALVKQLQKELARMENELKKLHSHPNTGPTSTTALKEKELLIQKMDREIKELTNQRDLAQSRMENMLQHQTSRAWSHDGASWTDEYPASEASEFMDPLGFDVASRGSQFAENNDDLLSSTMSPRVCIDKYFGPDPCQGWEKMAQAGFNSSDRRNSLSRNSIASTTSPRKASSSPRNLSSSPRTRERLSGRSLPSSDFNASDFSQKTERARECVLGRPSVSLDFNASDHSPKTDRTKSCEAILASIMNGPGREGTESPFLEKISGKKTLAALLRENSRRLSDAKIQSVSESLDRQDSGRYSDVKLHFISDSLSREDSFRLSDSTSVSDSLSRQDSGISDGRKQSNSDAQSSARKQSNGAALSQQNSRVTAREKSLSTEKSMELPRKDYPENQQEKPKTVKQQAVETNKGRSVSSAAEGKAKKERTEEVAAAKSKRERRLSGAEETAPGKAKKDESGADWKVQFERRKREIIELWDACHIPLVHRSYFYLLFKGDPSDAVYMEVEHRRLSFLKTGNKDAKDEVPSSPKALQREREMLSRRMLKKLTTKEREAIFQKWGIEVKSKQRRLQLCRKLWTDTNDMDHINESAAIVAKLAGLKEAGEAPKEMFGLSLVPKQTSSKSFSWRHPIPSII; encoded by the exons CTTTGCATATGGGCAAACAGGCAGTGGAAAAACCTTCACCATGTGTGGAATCACAGAATGTGCAATTGCAGATATATATCAGTACACATACAAG AATCACGAAAGAAAGTTCGTTCTCAAATTTTCTGCCATGGAGATATATAATGAAGCAGTGAGAGATCTTCTCCAAACTGAAGCCACTTCTCTTAGACTTCTTGATGATCCAGAGGTGAATTCATTTTCCTTCAACATTTTGATccataaccaaaaaaaaaacacgtcCGCATGCATGTGTGAGGATGGAGCTCCACGCACAGACCCAACTCCATCCGCGCACATGCATGCGGACGTATGCACCGGAGATTGGTCGATTTTCACCAAACCATCCTTATTTCTTTCTCTACTGCAGAGAGGGACGATAGTCGATAAGCTCACAGAGGTGACCTTAAAGGACGCGAACCAGCTAAAAGGGCTGTTATCTGTCTGTCAAG CTCAAAGGCGAATAGGCGAGACTAGCCTCAACGAACTCAGCTCTCGATCTCATCAGATTCTGCGCttg ACTGTTGAAAGTGAAGCTGTTCAGTTCAGGGAAGCACAGAGTTCAAGTACTTTAACAGCTTCAGTG AATTTTGTGGATCTTGCTGGGAGTGAACGTGCTTCGCAAACGTTATCAGCCGGGACGCGACTCAAAGAAGGTGGCCACATAAACCGCAGCTTACTATCCCTCGGAACTGTTATTCGAAAGCTAAG CAAAGGAAGAAACGGGCACATTCCATACAGAGACTCGAAGCTGACGCGTATATTGCAGAACTCGTTGGGTGGCAACGCGAGGACGGCTATTATATGCACGATGAGCCCGGCTCATAGCCACGTCGAGCAATCAAGAAACACGCTTCACTTTGCCAACTGCGCGAAGCAAGTACGCACAAATGCGCAAGTGAACGTCGTGATATCAGAGAAAGCACTGGTGAAGCAGCTACAAAAGGAATTAGCTAGGATGGAGAATGAGCTGAAGAAGCTACATTCTCACCCCAACACTGGCCCAACTTCCACAACTGCACTCAAAGAGAAAGAACTTCTGATTCAAAAG ATGGACAGAGAGATTAAAGAACTAACGAATCAACGCGATCTGGCTCAATCTCGCATGGAGAATATGCTGCAGCATCAAACATCCAGAGCTTGG AGTCATGACGGGGCTTCGTGGACGGATGAATATCCAGCGTCAGAAGCTTCCGAGTTTATGGATCCCCTGGGCTTTGATGTTGCATCGAGAGGGTCGCAGTTTGCAGAGAATAACGATGACCTCTTGTCGAGTACCATGTCGCCCAGAGTGTGCATCGATAAGTACTTTGGTCCGGATCCGTGCCAAGGATGGGAGAAGATGGCTCAAGCAGGCTTCAATAGTTCAGACAGGAGAAACTCCTTGTCAAGAAACTCGATTGCAAGTACTACTTCCCCGCGCAAGGCCTCGTCTTCTCCACGCAATCTCTCATCTTCTCCGCGCACCCGAGAGCGCCTCTCAG GGCGATCTCTTCCTTCGTCCGACTTCAATGCATCGGATTTCAGTCAAAAAACAGAAAGGGCACGAGAGTGCGTCTTAG GGCGACCTTCTGTTTCATTAGACTTCAATGCATCTGATCACAGTCCTAAAACAGATAGAACGAAAAGCTGTGAAGCGATACTGGCATCGATCATGAACGGACCAGGCCGAGAAGGGACTGAATCACCGTTTCTGGAGAAGATTTCTGGTAAAAAGACACTGGCTGCTTTGCTCAGAGAGAACTCACGAAGACTCTCGGACGCAAAGATACAGTCTGTTAGTGAATCTCTGGACAGACAGGACTCTGGGAGGTATTCCGATGTAAAGCTACATTTCATCAGTGATTCACTGTCCAGGGAGGACTCGTTCAGGCTTTCCGATTCAACGTCAGTTAGCGATTCTCTATCCAGACAAGACTCCGGGATCTCTGATGGGAGAAAGCAATCTAACAGTGATGCTCAGTCCAGTGCAAGAAAACAGTCAAATGGTGCTGCTCTGTCCCAACAAAACTCCAGAGTTACAGCAAGAGAGAAATCTCTAAGCACGGAGAAGAGCATGGAGTTGCCACGTAAAGACTACCCGGAGAATCAACAGGAGAAACCTAAGACAGtgaagcaacaggctgtg GAAACGAACAAGGGACGGTCGGTGAGTAGTGCTGCAGAAGGCAAAGCTAAGAAGGAAAGAACAGAAGAAGTTGCAGCAGCAAAGAGCAAGAGGGAAAGGAGATTAAGTGGTGCTGAAGAGACTGCACCTGGAAAAGCTAAGAAGGATGAAAGTGGTGCAGATTGGAAGGTCCAGTTTGAGAGGAGGAAAAGGGAAATCATCGAGCTCTGGGACGCGTGCCACATCCCTCTTGTCCATAGGAGCTACTTTTACCTGCTATTCAAAGGAGATCCATCTGATGCAGTGTACATGGAGGTAGAGCATCGTCGGCTTTCTTTCCTGAAAACAGGAAACAAAGATGCGAAAGACGAGGTTCCATCAAG CCCAAAGGCTCTGCAACGTGAGCGCGAGATGCTGAGCAGGCGGATGCTGAAGAAGCTCACAACAAAGGAGAGGGAAGCTATATTCCAGAAGTGGGGCATAGAGGTGAAATCAAAACAGAGAAGGCTGCAGCTGTGCCGAAAGCTGTGGACTGATACCAACGACATGGATCACATCAACGAGAGTGCTGCAATTGTGGCCAAGCTGGCGGGGCTGAAGGAAGCAGGGGAAGCCCCCAAAGAAATGTTTGGGCTCAGCTTAGTACCCAAACAGACCAGCTCCAAGTCATTTAGCTGGAGGCACCCCATTCCTTCCATCATCTGA
- the LOC121807463 gene encoding kinesin-like protein KIN-7E isoform X2, producing MAWVCGEERDNSSAHEEKIYVAVRVRPLSDREISKNDSSEWECINNTTIVFKNSQLPSAYAFNRVFGFNSPTRLVYEESAKKIALSVLSGINSTIFAYGQTGSGKTFTMCGITECAIADIYQYTYKNHERKFVLKFSAMEIYNEAVRDLLQTEATSLRLLDDPERGTIVDKLTEVTLKDANQLKGLLSVCQAQRRIGETSLNELSSRSHQILRLTVESEAVQFREAQSSSTLTASVNFVDLAGSERASQTLSAGTRLKEGGHINRSLLSLGTVIRKLSKGRNGHIPYRDSKLTRILQNSLGGNARTAIICTMSPAHSHVEQSRNTLHFANCAKQVRTNAQVNVVISEKALVKQLQKELARMENELKKLHSHPNTGPTSTTALKEKELLIQKMDREIKELTNQRDLAQSRMENMLQHQTSRAWSHDGASWTDEYPASEASEFMDPLGFDVASRGSQFAENNDDLLSSTMSPRVCIDKYFGPDPCQGWEKMAQAGFNSSDRRNSLSRNSIASTTSPRKASSSPRNLSSSPRTRERLSGRSLPSSDFNASDFSQKTERARECVLGRPSVSLDFNASDHSPKTDRTKSCEAILASIMNGPGREGTESPFLEKISGKKTLAALLRENSRRLSDAKIQSVSESLDRQDSGRYSDVKLHFISDSLSREDSFRLSDSTSVSDSLSRQDSGISDGRKQSNSDAQSSARKQSNGAALSQQNSRVTAREKSLSTEKSMELPRKDYPENQQEKPKTVKQQAVETNKGRSVSSAAEGKAKKERTEEVAAAKSKRERRLSGAEETAPGKAKKDESGADWKVQFERRKREIIELWDACHIPLVHRSYFYLLFKGDPSDAVYMEVEHRRLSFLKTGNKDAKDEVPSSPKALQREREMLSRRMLKKLTTKEREAIFQKWGIEVKSKQRRLQLCRKLWTDTNDMDHINESAAIVAKLAGLKEAGEAPKEMFGLSLVPKQTSSKSFSWRHPIPSII from the exons CTTTGCATATGGGCAAACAGGCAGTGGAAAAACCTTCACCATGTGTGGAATCACAGAATGTGCAATTGCAGATATATATCAGTACACATACAAG AATCACGAAAGAAAGTTCGTTCTCAAATTTTCTGCCATGGAGATATATAATGAAGCAGTGAGAGATCTTCTCCAAACTGAAGCCACTTCTCTTAGACTTCTTGATGATCCAGAG AGAGGGACGATAGTCGATAAGCTCACAGAGGTGACCTTAAAGGACGCGAACCAGCTAAAAGGGCTGTTATCTGTCTGTCAAG CTCAAAGGCGAATAGGCGAGACTAGCCTCAACGAACTCAGCTCTCGATCTCATCAGATTCTGCGCttg ACTGTTGAAAGTGAAGCTGTTCAGTTCAGGGAAGCACAGAGTTCAAGTACTTTAACAGCTTCAGTG AATTTTGTGGATCTTGCTGGGAGTGAACGTGCTTCGCAAACGTTATCAGCCGGGACGCGACTCAAAGAAGGTGGCCACATAAACCGCAGCTTACTATCCCTCGGAACTGTTATTCGAAAGCTAAG CAAAGGAAGAAACGGGCACATTCCATACAGAGACTCGAAGCTGACGCGTATATTGCAGAACTCGTTGGGTGGCAACGCGAGGACGGCTATTATATGCACGATGAGCCCGGCTCATAGCCACGTCGAGCAATCAAGAAACACGCTTCACTTTGCCAACTGCGCGAAGCAAGTACGCACAAATGCGCAAGTGAACGTCGTGATATCAGAGAAAGCACTGGTGAAGCAGCTACAAAAGGAATTAGCTAGGATGGAGAATGAGCTGAAGAAGCTACATTCTCACCCCAACACTGGCCCAACTTCCACAACTGCACTCAAAGAGAAAGAACTTCTGATTCAAAAG ATGGACAGAGAGATTAAAGAACTAACGAATCAACGCGATCTGGCTCAATCTCGCATGGAGAATATGCTGCAGCATCAAACATCCAGAGCTTGG AGTCATGACGGGGCTTCGTGGACGGATGAATATCCAGCGTCAGAAGCTTCCGAGTTTATGGATCCCCTGGGCTTTGATGTTGCATCGAGAGGGTCGCAGTTTGCAGAGAATAACGATGACCTCTTGTCGAGTACCATGTCGCCCAGAGTGTGCATCGATAAGTACTTTGGTCCGGATCCGTGCCAAGGATGGGAGAAGATGGCTCAAGCAGGCTTCAATAGTTCAGACAGGAGAAACTCCTTGTCAAGAAACTCGATTGCAAGTACTACTTCCCCGCGCAAGGCCTCGTCTTCTCCACGCAATCTCTCATCTTCTCCGCGCACCCGAGAGCGCCTCTCAG GGCGATCTCTTCCTTCGTCCGACTTCAATGCATCGGATTTCAGTCAAAAAACAGAAAGGGCACGAGAGTGCGTCTTAG GGCGACCTTCTGTTTCATTAGACTTCAATGCATCTGATCACAGTCCTAAAACAGATAGAACGAAAAGCTGTGAAGCGATACTGGCATCGATCATGAACGGACCAGGCCGAGAAGGGACTGAATCACCGTTTCTGGAGAAGATTTCTGGTAAAAAGACACTGGCTGCTTTGCTCAGAGAGAACTCACGAAGACTCTCGGACGCAAAGATACAGTCTGTTAGTGAATCTCTGGACAGACAGGACTCTGGGAGGTATTCCGATGTAAAGCTACATTTCATCAGTGATTCACTGTCCAGGGAGGACTCGTTCAGGCTTTCCGATTCAACGTCAGTTAGCGATTCTCTATCCAGACAAGACTCCGGGATCTCTGATGGGAGAAAGCAATCTAACAGTGATGCTCAGTCCAGTGCAAGAAAACAGTCAAATGGTGCTGCTCTGTCCCAACAAAACTCCAGAGTTACAGCAAGAGAGAAATCTCTAAGCACGGAGAAGAGCATGGAGTTGCCACGTAAAGACTACCCGGAGAATCAACAGGAGAAACCTAAGACAGtgaagcaacaggctgtg GAAACGAACAAGGGACGGTCGGTGAGTAGTGCTGCAGAAGGCAAAGCTAAGAAGGAAAGAACAGAAGAAGTTGCAGCAGCAAAGAGCAAGAGGGAAAGGAGATTAAGTGGTGCTGAAGAGACTGCACCTGGAAAAGCTAAGAAGGATGAAAGTGGTGCAGATTGGAAGGTCCAGTTTGAGAGGAGGAAAAGGGAAATCATCGAGCTCTGGGACGCGTGCCACATCCCTCTTGTCCATAGGAGCTACTTTTACCTGCTATTCAAAGGAGATCCATCTGATGCAGTGTACATGGAGGTAGAGCATCGTCGGCTTTCTTTCCTGAAAACAGGAAACAAAGATGCGAAAGACGAGGTTCCATCAAG CCCAAAGGCTCTGCAACGTGAGCGCGAGATGCTGAGCAGGCGGATGCTGAAGAAGCTCACAACAAAGGAGAGGGAAGCTATATTCCAGAAGTGGGGCATAGAGGTGAAATCAAAACAGAGAAGGCTGCAGCTGTGCCGAAAGCTGTGGACTGATACCAACGACATGGATCACATCAACGAGAGTGCTGCAATTGTGGCCAAGCTGGCGGGGCTGAAGGAAGCAGGGGAAGCCCCCAAAGAAATGTTTGGGCTCAGCTTAGTACCCAAACAGACCAGCTCCAAGTCATTTAGCTGGAGGCACCCCATTCCTTCCATCATCTGA